The following coding sequences are from one Streptomyces angustmyceticus window:
- the tatA gene encoding Sec-independent protein translocase subunit TatA, with protein sequence MLRNAFEPWHLILIIAVLVLLFGSKKLPDMARGLGRSMRILKSEAKALKDDRATEPAEAPRAESAARP encoded by the coding sequence ATGCTCCGCAACGCCTTCGAACCCTGGCACCTGATCCTGATCATCGCGGTGCTCGTGCTGCTCTTCGGCTCGAAGAAGCTGCCCGACATGGCACGCGGCCTGGGCCGCTCGATGCGCATCCTCAAGTCCGAGGCCAAGGCCCTCAAGGACGACCGGGCGACCGAGCCGGCCGAGGCGCCCCGCGCGGAGTCCGCCGCCCGCCCCTGA
- a CDS encoding type B 50S ribosomal protein L31 has protein sequence MQPGIHPAYGPVVFRDRAAGVAFLTRSTASSEQTVEWEDGRTYPVIDVEISSASHPFYTGTARVLDTAGRVERFERRYGSRGAR, from the coding sequence GTGCAGCCCGGAATCCACCCCGCCTACGGCCCGGTCGTCTTCCGCGACCGGGCCGCCGGCGTCGCCTTCCTGACCCGTTCGACCGCCAGCAGTGAGCAGACGGTCGAGTGGGAGGACGGCCGCACCTATCCCGTCATCGACGTCGAGATCTCCTCGGCGAGCCACCCCTTCTACACGGGCACCGCCCGGGTGCTGGACACCGCGGGTCGCGTCGAGCGGTTCGAGCGCCGCTACGGCTCGCGCGGGGCCCGCTGA
- a CDS encoding chaplin produces the protein MRQSLKTWAVVAAAASGALGAGGGVAYADAGAGGGTAHSPGVLSGNHIQVAVDTPVTVCGNSADAGAALNPAMGASCGNGAALAAARRPGTGAPPPLVSHRQGPGPAPKHAAPAPQRERTPARTAPRHAHGPAVESGTVPAPRSARAGAAKRAGMPADPGLLASTGPGELAMLAGAGGGLLMGGALLLRRSGTRRR, from the coding sequence ATGCGACAGAGCCTGAAGACGTGGGCGGTCGTGGCAGCGGCGGCGTCGGGCGCGCTCGGCGCGGGCGGCGGCGTGGCGTACGCGGATGCCGGCGCCGGGGGTGGCACGGCGCACTCTCCCGGGGTGCTCTCCGGGAACCACATCCAGGTGGCCGTGGACACCCCGGTCACTGTGTGCGGCAACTCGGCCGACGCGGGCGCGGCCCTCAACCCGGCTATGGGGGCCTCGTGCGGGAACGGCGCGGCGCTCGCGGCCGCCCGGCGGCCCGGGACCGGCGCACCGCCGCCCCTGGTGTCCCACCGGCAGGGCCCGGGGCCGGCCCCGAAGCACGCGGCCCCGGCGCCGCAGCGGGAAAGGACGCCGGCCAGGACGGCGCCCCGGCATGCCCACGGGCCCGCGGTGGAGTCCGGGACGGTGCCCGCGCCGCGGTCCGCGCGGGCGGGCGCCGCGAAGCGCGCCGGGATGCCGGCGGACCCCGGGCTCCTGGCGTCCACCGGGCCCGGCGAACTCGCCATGCTGGCCGGTGCGGGCGGCGGGCTGCTGATGGGCGGGGCGCTGCTGCTGCGCAGGTCCGGTACGCGGCGCCGATGA
- a CDS encoding nitrilase-related carbon-nitrogen hydrolase: protein MLVALAQTDCVLGEVAANLAIAREQIEQAAAQCADLVVFPELSLHGYHLGALKRDESLEANDERLLELSTLGPDVLVGFHEHTSLRAYNTAAHYAAGALVHAHRKLYLPNYLAWEERKHVSPGQSLRAYELKRARSGGRGATLVCNDAWQPTLPWLAVQDGAEVLFIPTNSAASLDPEAMDTGLYWDTLLSYTAKMLQCWVVFVNRVGNEHGAAFWGGSRVVDPRGAVVAQAPKWEPSLITVEIDLAEARRQRRAVPLVAEARLGLIDREVRRLIDEGGDH, encoded by the coding sequence ATGCTCGTTGCGCTGGCGCAGACGGACTGTGTCCTGGGCGAGGTGGCGGCCAACCTCGCCATCGCCCGTGAGCAGATCGAGCAGGCGGCGGCGCAGTGCGCGGATCTGGTCGTCTTCCCCGAACTGAGCCTGCACGGCTACCACTTGGGGGCGCTCAAGCGCGACGAGTCCCTGGAGGCCAACGACGAGCGGCTGCTGGAGCTCAGCACCCTCGGCCCCGATGTGCTGGTCGGCTTCCACGAGCACACCAGCCTGCGCGCGTACAACACCGCGGCGCACTACGCGGCCGGCGCGCTGGTGCACGCCCACCGCAAGCTCTACCTCCCCAACTACCTGGCCTGGGAGGAGCGCAAGCACGTCAGCCCGGGGCAGTCGCTGCGCGCGTACGAGCTGAAGCGGGCCAGGAGCGGCGGGCGGGGCGCGACGCTGGTGTGCAACGACGCCTGGCAGCCGACGCTGCCGTGGCTGGCGGTGCAGGACGGCGCCGAGGTGCTGTTCATCCCCACGAACAGCGCGGCGAGCCTGGACCCGGAGGCGATGGACACCGGCCTGTACTGGGACACCCTGCTGTCCTACACGGCGAAGATGCTGCAGTGCTGGGTGGTCTTCGTGAACCGGGTGGGCAACGAACACGGCGCGGCGTTCTGGGGCGGCTCACGGGTGGTGGACCCGCGGGGCGCGGTGGTGGCGCAGGCGCCGAAGTGGGAGCCCTCGCTGATCACCGTCGAGATCGATCTTGCCGAGGCGCGGCGGCAGCGCCGCGCGGTGCCGCTGGTCGCCGAGGCCCGGCTGGGGCTGATCGACCGCGAGGTGCGGCGGCTGATCGACGAGGGCGGCGACCACTGA
- a CDS encoding alpha/beta hydrolase gives MSVQPEAGQRSTMRVHPELVAAYEALPRFSDPYEDIEATREGFHAILAAFPADRTGVRSERFGIGRADGSALTVEVYRPEGAEGAGPDATGGAGAPGGALPAVLHFHGGGFALGRSLPGQDRVAIELCRELPAVVVTVEYRLAPEHRYPAGVEDCYRALEWVAERAAGLGVDASRIAVAGKSAGGGLGAAVALMARDRGGPALVHQSLCVPDLDDRVGADESEDAAGALDARVLTGRGVRESWRHYLPEGTAQAEAYAAPARATDLSGLPPAHVLVCDLDPMRDAGLAYARRLMDAGVPVTVRNVPGAWHGFELFAPDTRVAKEMTAHWTGQLREALHPASPAVV, from the coding sequence ATGAGCGTCCAGCCCGAGGCCGGCCAACGGAGCACGATGCGGGTGCATCCCGAACTCGTCGCGGCCTACGAGGCGTTGCCGCGCTTCTCCGATCCGTATGAGGACATCGAGGCCACGCGCGAGGGGTTCCACGCGATACTGGCCGCTTTTCCCGCCGACCGTACGGGCGTGCGCAGCGAGCGGTTCGGCATCGGGCGGGCCGATGGCAGCGCGCTGACGGTGGAGGTCTACCGGCCGGAGGGAGCGGAGGGTGCCGGTCCGGACGCTACCGGGGGTGCCGGCGCCCCCGGGGGCGCGCTGCCCGCTGTGCTGCACTTCCACGGGGGCGGGTTCGCCCTCGGGCGGTCGCTGCCCGGGCAGGACCGGGTGGCCATCGAACTCTGCCGCGAGCTGCCCGCCGTCGTCGTCACCGTCGAGTACCGCCTCGCCCCGGAGCACCGCTATCCGGCCGGGGTGGAGGACTGCTACCGCGCGCTGGAGTGGGTGGCGGAACGAGCCGCCGGGCTGGGCGTCGATGCCTCGCGGATCGCGGTGGCGGGCAAGTCGGCGGGCGGTGGTCTCGGCGCCGCCGTCGCCCTGATGGCCCGTGACCGCGGCGGACCGGCGCTCGTCCACCAGTCGCTGTGCGTCCCGGACCTGGACGACCGGGTGGGGGCGGACGAGTCCGAGGACGCGGCGGGAGCCCTGGATGCGCGGGTGCTCACCGGGCGCGGGGTCCGGGAGTCGTGGCGGCACTACCTTCCGGAGGGGACGGCACAGGCGGAGGCGTATGCCGCGCCGGCCCGCGCCACCGACCTGTCGGGGCTGCCGCCGGCGCATGTCCTGGTCTGCGATCTCGATCCGATGCGGGATGCGGGCCTGGCCTACGCGCGGCGCCTGATGGACGCGGGTGTGCCGGTCACGGTCCGCAATGTGCCCGGTGCCTGGCACGGCTTCGAGCTGTTCGCGCCGGACACCCGGGTGGCGAAGGAGATGACGGCCCACTGGACGGGGCAGCTGCGGGAGGCGCTCCATCCGGCGTCCCCGGCGGTGGTGTGA
- a CDS encoding rodlin, with the protein MIKKVLATTAVAASVVGISATVAPQAMAIGNHNGTSTVNGNGAKSAFGNSTTVGKMSPQLELVQGSLNKPCLGLGKVNAQLAAVLANVQDVNILASPQNQQCTENSTQAKGDEPLSHILDSIPVLSGNGVGNR; encoded by the coding sequence GTGATCAAGAAGGTCCTGGCCACGACGGCTGTAGCCGCGTCCGTCGTCGGCATCTCGGCAACCGTCGCCCCCCAGGCGATGGCGATCGGCAACCACAACGGCACCTCCACGGTGAACGGCAACGGCGCCAAGAGCGCGTTCGGCAACTCCACCACCGTGGGCAAGATGAGCCCGCAGCTGGAGCTCGTCCAGGGCTCGCTCAACAAGCCGTGCCTGGGCCTGGGCAAGGTCAACGCCCAGCTCGCCGCGGTGCTGGCCAACGTGCAGGACGTCAACATCCTGGCCTCGCCGCAGAACCAGCAGTGCACCGAGAACTCGACGCAGGCCAAGGGCGACGAGCCGCTGTCGCACATCCTCGACAGCATCCCGGTCCTGTCCGGGAACGGTGTCGGCAACCGCTGA
- a CDS encoding rodlin: MKKMMAGAAVAASLIGMSAAAAPEAMAIGDQHGTTTVNGNGAASVYGNSTTRGDLSTQLGLVQGSLNDLCLGLGKVNVQALSPIQAQDLNILSSPQNQQCAHNSTQAKGDEPLSHILDDIPVLSGNGVGNR; this comes from the coding sequence ATGAAGAAGATGATGGCGGGCGCGGCTGTGGCGGCGTCGCTGATCGGTATGTCCGCTGCGGCCGCTCCTGAGGCCATGGCGATCGGTGACCAGCACGGCACCACCACGGTCAACGGAAACGGGGCGGCGTCGGTCTACGGCAACTCCACCACGCGCGGTGACCTGAGCACCCAGCTCGGTCTCGTCCAGGGCTCGCTGAACGACCTGTGCCTCGGACTGGGCAAGGTCAACGTCCAGGCCCTCTCCCCGATCCAGGCCCAGGACCTCAACATCCTGTCGTCGCCGCAGAACCAGCAGTGCGCCCACAACTCGACGCAGGCCAAGGGCGACGAGCCGCTGTCGCACATCCTCGACGACATCCCGGTCCTGTCCGGGAACGGCGTCGGCAACCGCTGA
- a CDS encoding CobW family GTP-binding protein has protein sequence MERLHVVLVGGLHAEARQAAVERLLHTVPGSVALHHDLASAAEGTVRRTVRDAGGTLDSGSAPLVNDCACCALREDLVPELERLAAGRTCRLAVVELWDSVEPKAMAEVVTACGSENFALTGVITAVDPALLLPYLGCGDDLAEAGLAAAASDQRTVADTWARQLEYAPVLAIATGEEAAEPADLALLDQLHPTARQIPVASGELAAAAMAGFDVGAAAARQHPACALLPQEAEAEGVGTLVWQHTRPFHPERLYRALEDLTCAAARSRGRFWLADRPDTLLSWDAAGGALCVENTGPWLAALPDAAWEMVPPMRRAAAALDWHPEHGDRTQHLVFTSPDLDRAALASLLESCLLTDAEYAGGRSAWKRLPPAFDALLDPVS, from the coding sequence ATGGAGCGCCTCCACGTCGTCCTGGTCGGCGGCCTGCACGCCGAGGCGCGGCAGGCCGCCGTCGAGCGGCTGCTGCACACCGTCCCGGGCAGCGTCGCCCTCCACCACGACCTCGCCTCCGCCGCCGAGGGCACCGTGCGGCGCACGGTCCGCGACGCGGGCGGCACCCTCGACTCCGGTTCGGCGCCGCTGGTCAACGACTGCGCCTGCTGTGCGCTGCGCGAGGACCTGGTGCCCGAGCTGGAGCGGCTGGCCGCCGGGCGCACCTGCCGGCTGGCCGTCGTCGAACTGTGGGACTCGGTCGAGCCCAAGGCGATGGCCGAGGTGGTCACCGCGTGCGGGAGTGAGAACTTCGCGCTGACGGGGGTGATCACCGCCGTCGACCCGGCGCTGCTGCTGCCCTACCTCGGCTGCGGTGACGACCTCGCCGAGGCCGGTCTCGCCGCCGCGGCCTCCGACCAGCGCACGGTCGCCGACACCTGGGCGCGCCAGCTCGAATACGCGCCCGTGCTGGCGATCGCCACGGGGGAGGAGGCGGCGGAGCCCGCCGACCTCGCGCTGCTCGACCAGCTGCATCCGACGGCGCGGCAGATCCCGGTCGCGTCGGGGGAGTTGGCGGCCGCCGCGATGGCCGGATTCGATGTGGGGGCTGCCGCCGCCCGCCAGCACCCGGCCTGTGCGCTGCTGCCGCAGGAGGCCGAGGCGGAGGGGGTCGGCACGCTCGTGTGGCAGCACACCCGGCCCTTCCACCCCGAGCGGCTCTACCGCGCGCTGGAGGACCTGACCTGCGCCGCCGCGCGCAGCCGGGGCCGGTTCTGGCTGGCCGACCGCCCGGACACCCTGTTGTCGTGGGACGCGGCCGGCGGGGCGCTGTGCGTGGAGAACACCGGCCCGTGGCTGGCCGCGCTGCCGGACGCCGCCTGGGAGATGGTGCCGCCGATGCGCCGGGCCGCCGCCGCGCTGGACTGGCACCCCGAGCACGGCGACCGCACCCAGCACCTGGTCTTCACCTCGCCGGACCTGGACCGCGCGGCCCTCGCCTCGCTGCTGGAGTCCTGCCTGCTCACCGACGCCGAGTACGCCGGCGGCCGGTCGGCCTGGAAGCGGCTGCCGCCCGCCTTCGACGCCCTCCTCGACCCCGTTTCGTGA
- a CDS encoding TetR/AcrR family transcriptional regulator, whose amino-acid sequence MSEIDRGRAARAEARTRIEDTAARLFAERGFAGTTIGDIAAGAGLSKPMLYRHFDSKQELHLALLERHRDELAAAPVHELLHGAGDLATRLTAMYDAWFGYVQSHPYTWRMMFRDTTGDAQVAAFHHELQRRQRETDTALLREFAPGLPEAELEPLGEAIRSALYGLALWWLERPDHPRELLVATMVRITRGLISTVEPPGAPTAPGGTD is encoded by the coding sequence ATGAGCGAGATCGACCGGGGCCGTGCCGCCCGCGCCGAGGCCAGGACGCGTATCGAGGACACCGCGGCCCGGCTGTTCGCGGAGCGCGGCTTCGCGGGCACCACCATCGGGGACATCGCCGCCGGAGCGGGCCTGAGCAAGCCGATGCTCTACCGCCACTTCGACTCCAAGCAGGAGCTGCACCTCGCCCTGCTGGAGCGCCACCGCGACGAGCTGGCCGCCGCCCCGGTCCACGAACTTTTGCACGGCGCGGGCGATCTGGCCACGCGCCTGACGGCGATGTACGACGCCTGGTTCGGGTATGTGCAGAGCCACCCGTACACCTGGCGCATGATGTTCCGCGACACCACGGGGGACGCGCAGGTGGCGGCCTTCCACCACGAGCTGCAGCGCAGGCAGCGGGAGACGGACACGGCGCTGCTGCGCGAGTTCGCGCCCGGCCTCCCCGAAGCCGAACTGGAGCCGCTCGGCGAGGCGATCCGCAGCGCGCTGTACGGACTCGCCCTGTGGTGGCTGGAGCGGCCCGACCACCCGCGCGAGCTGCTGGTCGCGACGATGGTGCGCATCACCCGTGGCCTGATCTCGACCGTCGAGCCCCCGGGCGCCCCGACCGCGCCCGGCGGGACGGACTGA
- the rpmG gene encoding 50S ribosomal protein L33, whose product MARNELRPVVKLRSTAGTGYTYVTRKNRRNDPDRLELRKYDPVAGRHVTFREER is encoded by the coding sequence ATGGCCCGCAACGAACTACGCCCGGTCGTCAAACTCCGGTCCACCGCCGGTACCGGCTACACCTACGTGACCCGCAAGAACCGCCGTAACGACCCCGACCGCCTGGAACTGCGCAAGTACGACCCGGTGGCCGGCCGCCACGTGACCTTCCGAGAGGAGCGCTGA
- a CDS encoding rodlin: protein MIKKVLATAAAAASIAGVAAAAAPAAMAIGNQHGTSSVNGNGAREYFGNSTTYGYMSPQIGLIQGSLNKPCLALGKANLQGAGGLLLQDLNILSSPQNQQCTENSTQAKGDEPLSHILDNIPVLSGNGAGNR from the coding sequence ATGATCAAGAAGGTTTTGGCGACCGCCGCAGCGGCTGCCTCCATCGCCGGTGTAGCCGCGGCCGCGGCCCCCGCGGCGATGGCGATCGGTAACCAGCACGGCACGTCTTCCGTCAATGGAAACGGTGCGCGGGAGTACTTCGGCAACTCCACCACGTACGGCTACATGAGCCCGCAGATCGGCCTGATCCAGGGCTCCCTGAACAAGCCCTGCCTGGCGCTGGGCAAGGCGAACCTCCAGGGTGCCGGCGGGCTCCTGCTGCAGGACCTCAACATCCTGTCGTCGCCGCAGAACCAGCAGTGCACCGAGAACTCCACCCAGGCCAAGGGCGACGAGCCGCTGTCGCACATCCTGGACAACATCCCGGTCCTTTCCGGCAACGGAGCCGGAAACCGCTGA
- the rpmB gene encoding 50S ribosomal protein L28, which produces MSAHCQLTGRAPGFGNSVSHSHRRTPRRFDPNIQRKRYWLPSEGRHIRLTLSTRGIKTVDTIGIEAAVARIRARGEKV; this is translated from the coding sequence ATGTCCGCCCACTGCCAGCTGACCGGCCGCGCGCCGGGCTTCGGCAACTCCGTCTCCCACTCGCACCGGCGCACCCCGCGCCGCTTCGACCCCAACATCCAGCGCAAGCGCTACTGGCTGCCCAGCGAGGGCCGGCACATCCGCCTCACCCTGAGCACCAGGGGCATCAAGACCGTGGACACGATCGGCATCGAGGCGGCCGTCGCCCGCATCCGCGCCCGGGGGGAGAAGGTCTGA
- a CDS encoding spheroidene monooxygenase, producing MIVSAHVADVGVRATRAVLRERPRPESTPGLRYAQTTLTGVIASGPPVVRPGRAALLAAWEDDAALDRFLAADPLAGRLADGWHVRLRPLRLAGSWPGMPVEIEPGAARDEEDGPVVVLTLGQLRLRRALPFLRANSRAAGRAAADPAMVASVALARPPRFVGTFSVWESTSAMCHYAYGADRPAHREAVGEHQERPFHHEAAFLRCRPYGAQGLLDGREPVAAAARAS from the coding sequence GTGATCGTTTCCGCCCATGTCGCCGACGTCGGTGTCCGCGCCACGCGCGCCGTCCTCCGCGAACGTCCACGGCCGGAGAGCACTCCCGGCCTCCGGTACGCCCAGACCACGCTCACCGGCGTCATCGCCTCCGGCCCACCCGTGGTGCGCCCCGGCCGGGCCGCGCTGCTCGCCGCGTGGGAGGACGATGCCGCACTCGACCGCTTCCTCGCCGCGGACCCGTTGGCCGGGCGCCTGGCCGACGGCTGGCACGTACGGCTGCGGCCACTGCGGCTCGCCGGGTCCTGGCCCGGGATGCCCGTCGAGATCGAGCCGGGTGCCGCGCGCGACGAGGAGGACGGGCCGGTCGTCGTCCTCACCCTCGGGCAGTTGCGGCTGCGCCGCGCCCTGCCGTTCCTGCGTGCCAACTCCCGGGCCGCCGGCCGGGCCGCGGCCGACCCCGCGATGGTCGCCTCGGTCGCCCTCGCCAGACCGCCCCGCTTCGTCGGCACGTTCTCCGTCTGGGAGAGCACGTCGGCGATGTGCCACTACGCCTACGGCGCCGACCGGCCCGCGCACCGGGAGGCGGTCGGGGAGCACCAGGAGAGGCCGTTCCACCACGAGGCGGCGTTTCTGCGGTGCCGGCCCTACGGCGCCCAGGGCCTGTTGGACGGGCGGGAGCCGGTGGCGGCGGCGGCGCGGGCTTCGTAG
- a CDS encoding chaplin — MKYAKFAAITAGTIMAVGSAVPAFADAGAAGGAKNSPGVLSGNAIQVPVHIPVNLCGNTVNIVALLNPAFGNTCLNH, encoded by the coding sequence GTGAAGTACGCAAAGTTCGCAGCGATCACCGCCGGAACCATCATGGCGGTGGGCTCGGCTGTGCCGGCGTTCGCCGACGCGGGTGCCGCGGGCGGTGCCAAGAACTCGCCCGGCGTGCTCTCCGGCAACGCCATCCAGGTTCCGGTGCACATCCCGGTCAACCTCTGCGGCAACACCGTCAACATCGTTGCGCTGCTGAACCCGGCGTTCGGCAACACCTGCCTGAACCACTGA
- a CDS encoding RidA family protein, which produces MSAENGTSAGADTGTRAGAGGGARDGLAGGNGLERVNPPHLAPPTGFSHAVRADPGTMVFLAGQTALDGAGRIVGDGIVEQFERALTNLLDVAEAAGAGPSDLVKLTVFAVDVGDYRRHARELGGVWKRLVGGDYPAMAVIGATRLWDETALVEIEGIAVVR; this is translated from the coding sequence ATGAGTGCCGAGAACGGGACGAGCGCGGGGGCGGATACGGGGACGAGGGCGGGCGCCGGAGGGGGTGCCCGGGACGGCCTGGCGGGCGGGAACGGCCTGGAGCGCGTCAATCCCCCGCATCTCGCGCCGCCGACCGGGTTCAGCCATGCCGTGCGCGCCGACCCGGGCACCATGGTGTTCCTCGCCGGGCAGACCGCGCTCGACGGGGCGGGCCGGATCGTCGGGGACGGCATCGTCGAGCAGTTCGAGCGGGCGCTGACGAACCTCCTGGATGTCGCGGAGGCGGCGGGCGCCGGCCCGTCCGACCTCGTCAAGCTCACCGTCTTCGCGGTCGATGTCGGCGACTACCGCCGCCATGCCCGCGAACTCGGTGGGGTCTGGAAGCGCCTGGTCGGCGGCGACTATCCGGCGATGGCCGTGATCGGCGCCACCCGCCTGTGGGACGAGACGGCCCTGGTCGAGATCGAGGGCATCGCCGTCGTCCGCTAG
- the rpsN gene encoding 30S ribosomal protein S14 has product MAKQSKIAKNEKRRATVARYAARRALLKAVIRSPHTPEEERTAARRELSRQPRDASATRMRNRDSVDGRPRGYLRAFGLSRVRLREQAHAGYLPGVRKASW; this is encoded by the coding sequence ATGGCCAAGCAGAGCAAGATCGCCAAGAACGAGAAGCGCCGCGCCACCGTCGCCCGCTACGCGGCCCGGCGCGCCCTCCTCAAGGCCGTGATCCGCAGCCCGCACACGCCCGAGGAGGAGCGCACCGCCGCCCGGCGCGAACTCTCCCGCCAGCCGCGGGACGCCAGCGCCACCCGGATGCGCAACCGCGACAGCGTCGACGGGCGCCCGCGCGGATACCTGCGCGCCTTCGGGCTCTCCCGCGTACGGCTGCGCGAGCAGGCGCACGCCGGGTACCTGCCGGGGGTCCGCAAGGCGAGCTGGTAA
- a CDS encoding chaplin — protein MGGAGAASAHGGAGAAGVAQNSPGVLSGNLIQVPVDVPVNLCGNTVNIVALLNPAFGNTCVNA, from the coding sequence ATGGGCGGAGCCGGTGCGGCCAGTGCCCATGGTGGTGCCGGCGCGGCGGGTGTCGCCCAGAACTCGCCCGGTGTGCTCTCCGGAAACCTCATCCAGGTTCCCGTCGACGTGCCGGTCAACCTGTGCGGCAACACCGTCAACATCGTTGCGCTGCTGAACCCGGCGTTCGGCAACACCTGCGTCAACGCCTGA
- a CDS encoding bifunctional 3'-5' exonuclease/DNA polymerase — protein sequence MRWAVVETGDGGARLCPLAPDGRPAGPVMREESLAGAVRSRPEVERWVWRSTAEIYRRLLTAGVRVERCYDVEAAEALLIGHEEGQSGQPRSLAAAWARLHGLPVPEDAPVRTAETQPSLFEPGPVPLPPGTDELTALLEVYAAQVARTERTERPDRMRLLLAAESAGMLVATEMGRAGVPWRADVHRELLDSLLGERYPGGGEPRRMAELADEVSRAFGTGARVRPDLPGEIIKAFARAGISLTSTRKWELQQIDHPAVAPLLEYKKLYRLYTAHGWAWLQQWVHDGRFRPEYLPGGTVSGRWTANGGGALQIPKVIRQAVRADPGWCLVVADAAQMEPRVLAAVSRDRGLMEVAGSGEDLYADLAARAFGGDRARAKLGLLGAIYGQTSGDALKHMADLRRRYPAAVAYVDEAARAGEEGRLVRTWMGRTCPPASVAPPDEAGLPQEEPSPAYGAGSAAARARGRFTRNFVVQGSAADWALLLLAALRRSLAEGGLRAELVFFQHDEVIVHCPAEEAETVAAAVTAAAAAAGRIAFGETPVRFPFTTAVVECYAEAK from the coding sequence ATGAGATGGGCGGTGGTGGAGACGGGTGACGGGGGCGCTCGGCTCTGCCCGCTCGCCCCGGACGGCCGGCCCGCGGGACCGGTGATGCGCGAGGAGTCACTCGCCGGGGCCGTGCGCTCACGGCCCGAGGTCGAGCGGTGGGTGTGGCGGTCCACCGCGGAGATCTACCGGCGGCTGCTGACGGCGGGAGTGCGGGTCGAGCGGTGCTACGACGTGGAGGCCGCCGAGGCGCTGCTGATCGGCCATGAGGAGGGGCAGTCGGGCCAGCCGCGTTCGCTGGCCGCCGCCTGGGCGCGGCTGCACGGCCTGCCCGTCCCCGAGGACGCGCCGGTCCGTACGGCCGAGACCCAGCCGTCGCTGTTCGAGCCGGGTCCGGTGCCGCTGCCGCCCGGCACCGACGAGCTGACGGCGCTGCTGGAGGTCTACGCCGCCCAGGTCGCGCGTACGGAGCGGACGGAACGCCCGGACCGGATGCGGCTGCTGCTCGCCGCGGAATCGGCGGGCATGCTGGTCGCCACGGAAATGGGGCGGGCCGGGGTGCCCTGGCGCGCGGACGTGCACCGCGAGCTGCTCGACTCGCTGCTGGGGGAGCGGTATCCGGGCGGCGGGGAGCCGCGCCGGATGGCGGAGCTGGCCGATGAGGTGTCCCGGGCGTTCGGGACGGGCGCGCGGGTGCGTCCGGATCTGCCGGGCGAGATCATCAAGGCCTTTGCGCGCGCCGGGATTTCGCTCACCTCGACCCGTAAGTGGGAGCTCCAGCAGATCGATCACCCCGCGGTGGCGCCGCTGCTGGAGTACAAGAAGCTCTACCGGCTGTACACCGCCCACGGGTGGGCCTGGCTCCAGCAGTGGGTGCACGACGGCCGCTTCCGCCCGGAGTATCTGCCCGGCGGCACGGTCTCCGGCCGCTGGACCGCCAACGGCGGCGGTGCGCTGCAGATCCCCAAGGTGATCCGGCAGGCCGTGCGTGCCGACCCCGGGTGGTGCCTGGTGGTCGCCGACGCCGCCCAGATGGAGCCCCGGGTGCTGGCGGCCGTCTCCCGCGACCGGGGCCTGATGGAGGTGGCCGGCAGCGGCGAGGACCTGTACGCGGATCTGGCGGCCCGTGCGTTCGGCGGCGACCGCGCCCGGGCCAAGCTCGGCCTGCTGGGGGCGATTTACGGCCAGACGTCCGGCGACGCCCTCAAGCACATGGCGGACCTGCGCCGCCGCTATCCGGCCGCGGTGGCGTATGTGGACGAGGCGGCGCGCGCGGGCGAGGAAGGCCGGCTGGTGCGCACCTGGATGGGCCGCACCTGCCCGCCCGCGTCCGTGGCGCCGCCCGACGAGGCGGGGCTGCCCCAGGAGGAGCCGTCGCCCGCCTACGGCGCCGGTTCGGCGGCCGCCCGCGCCCGCGGCCGGTTCACCCGCAATTTCGTCGTCCAGGGCAGCGCCGCCGACTGGGCGCTGCTGTTGCTGGCCGCGCTGCGCCGCTCGCTGGCGGAGGGCGGGCTCCGCGCCGAACTCGTCTTCTTCCAGCATGACGAAGTGATCGTGCACTGCCCCGCGGAGGAGGCGGAGACCGTCGCCGCGGCGGTCACGGCGGCCGCGGCGGCGGCCGGGCGGATCGCGTTCGGGGAGACACCGGTCCGCTTCCCGTTCACCACGGCGGTGGTGGAGTGCTACGCGGAGGCGAAGTGA